The Raphanus sativus cultivar WK10039 chromosome 6, ASM80110v3, whole genome shotgun sequence sequence tctattaatttagggttctatttttatctactattaacaagtcatagtaggaccacttaaagaattagtcaatatgacatatttgattatttgtattaacaataaaccaactataaatatattaacaataaaccaactataaatttgattttttaattataataaaatctgttgagaaaaaatctaacaaaatcttagtttaaaatttaaatatttttttataaataacacataaatatatttcgaaattagtaatataatattattataagtaaatttaactaaaacttattataaaaaaagaaaataaaaaattctttatactaactttttatagattctatgatatattccgtattatataaaaatagaagtgctatatgaattaaatattaaaaatatattaaataggtaaattaacaaaaaaaattattttattttttaacttaaataaattattgatcatcattataatggattaaacttcgaaaactatataatacttttatattaaaaataaatgtattaacataagttaaaattttatatttacagccatacattatctttttatttattttgaaactattagcaatatattgcttaaaatgtttatatacaaaaatataatagtatataataacctttagttcatatactatttaaaaatatgttattagtaaaatatgaaatttcagtaattcatttaaaatattagtgacaaaaatcaaattttagttataaattttattttattttaattgtaacaaaatttgttgataaaagaattaaaaatatcaccaaaaattcaaatattttataaaataatacagtaatgtagtaccaaaacaaattcaaaattcatgtattattccaaactcaaatagttgtgtaattttccaaagttgtctcgaaaaatatattattttgaaaataaatattcaaactcaaaatgataatatttcaaactttacaaaagacaaaatcatggataataaagattaactttttgaaatgtacctgaaaaaaactaactatatatgttgtaaaaatttaaagtaacctaatgttttgacgtcttaatttaaaaaaaaaatagaacttaatatcataacatccaaaacaaatatcctatataataaatttaataaaatagtatgatagatactactatgtataaagtttactaaaacaataggattatattatttaaaataaataaatcccgtaaaatactaaaatgagatatgttaaagtatattttcttaaacacaacatgtaaatataattattttagtcatatttattttctataatataaataaataaaatttaaaaatgtattatatgcaaaatgtttaaattaaagaaaacaacataatttgaatggggttctctatttgagtatttcatatttttattttattttacctaactcgaaaatatattagtaagtaataaaaatcaataacaaagtaaatttttttagaaaaaccattataaacaataatatgatatagtaatacaatatataacactaaaatagaaattatatatttaaaacatttttaataatataaaatatatttaaaaaatataaatatatccgcacgaacgtgcgggttaaaatctagttgtCATTGTTTCAGGGGTTgatggtttatatttttttttcaaattttttaataccATTTGAATTACAAAATTTATGACTTTATATTAGTTTTCATAGTTTAGAAGTTTAAAACCAAGAtagcacgttttttttttgtttacatacAAAATCTTATATTTTGAGGATGAGTTTGTTAATAGACGTGAGTGTGATAATATGatgtattttagttttagttaagggtctatatatataattttcattttaggTTTTAtgtaggggtgtcaaaatgaacTAACTCGCTCAACTCAGTTTTGCTTATGGTAAACTCGGATCTTTCATGAGTTAGTTCATTTAactcatttattatatgaatttcGATATGCAAATTCGAATTCAAATCATCTAGATCATTAATTAAATGAGTTAATTCTCgatcaaacataaataataaaaattaataaaataatatatttttattatataacttaaattttaaaaatccagaacgttaatattaaatattgaataaaaccaaaacataataatatattaaatcaaaactaaaccagtgattcaaaaatatattctacATAAGAGTCTTGTGGTGATTCATATTCAAACTCTTTATCTATTCAAATCGTAAAGATATATATTTCGTATAAAAGTCTTAggaatatttagttttatattttagttctaAAGAAATATGATATGAGGATTTATATCaatattcttttacattttaatgCAAAGCAAGATTGCTACTAAGCCAAGCTCGTAATACAAAATCCATCAAGAGAATAGTTAGCTTGTGTGTTTATCTTTctaaccaattggtgataagtggaTTGAATATTAGTTTCAACTtcgatgtgggacactttgtgtctaatacgttccctcgagatgatggctctttgagcgtcaatctcgaAATTTATGGgcaaggatcgataggccagcTTTGGGTAcggatcgatgtggatcgggttggatTTTGTGGATCGTGgactctgataccatgttaagctagatgggcttcacacttaaaaccaattggtgataagtggaTTGACCCATTTATCTTATATACTAGTGAATATTAGTTCCAACTtccgatgtgggacactttgtgtctaatattAATTAGGTCATATATTTGATCTTCGCTGATTCACATATTTGTTTTGAAACTGATGAAACTCACTTTGTCCCGATGACATTTAATTCATGCAGAATGTATTAACTGCATTCTACAGAATGTTCGACAAGTGATTATGCGGGTATGTGTTATGTGATGAATCAAAATGCGGTTCCTGGTTTCGATTTGGCCTCGTCTCTTTCTAATATCTTCTGTTGTTCACTCACCTCATTCGATATCTCGTGTGTTTATGAACTTGTAAAGAAAACAAGACGCAAAAAATTGTTTACCCAGTTCGGAATTCGATGTGAATATTGTAAGTCTGGAGCTTCATGGAATCACGGTACAAGCAACCATTCACTAGAATCAGTTTAGGATTGTACAAAGATCACTACAAAAAACTATGAATCACGATACAGTTCAAGTGCTCGATgatcttctctccttcttcttctctctgagTTAATCTGTTTTGGGATGATGAACTTTTCTTTTCAGCCACGTATAGCTGAGACCGGTACACTCTGAACCAACTGTATCAATAACACACTCCTGTTATCTTCAATTGCTTCTCGTACCAACATATCACTTAATCAACTCCGGTTAAAATCAAAGTAACGTTGTTGTATGTCACACTTCATAACATGTTCGCTCCCGAAACATCGCTTACGCTTGTGAGACTTTGTCTTCTACCAAAACGAACTCTCATCTTCATCTCGAATCTTGAGACGAAATGagtatattttttcttcaatttagGCTGAGTATTCAAGAGGTGCAAACACAAAGTTATCTATGGCTTTTTCCTTTCCATTCTACatattttacttctttttttttgagaaagaccATTCtacatattttcttttagtttttaacgATTTTGCCATCTAATAATGGTACTAGTCATTAATAATTATAGTATTGGTTGTGTACACACGATTGACAATACTTTTAGGAATCACTATAAAATTTCGTTTGAAACCCCGTAATAAAAGAACAATACAACGTGTTGACAAGAAACAAAATACAACGTGAACCTCGTTACAGTAAGCAATAAGATTATAAGAAGATTATGAACCCGAAGAATCTCAGTATTCCACATAGCGAAACATTCCAAAGGAGTCTATTATTATATAGGGTCGGTGAACGCAACATGCGATACTTAAGTAATGAAAACGTTACCGGGAAACTGCATGGAAATTTCCATCAACTGGAATCCAAGATTATAAAAGACACTTTCACTCacttttcaacaatatttaatttctaaCTTTTTTTGCCTTGGACATGCTGAGAAGTTAAGAACACTTAGAGCACCTTTAATGATTAGTATCTACTAATAAGtttctaaactaaaaattaataatattctaaacaaacaaaattgtataattagaagttaatgtttttaaaaagtcTAGACCACTTACATATGACCATCCTCAAATGTGTTTGCAGAgaatttcttgattttttctttcctgatttatttcttttctgtttttcttaATGTTAGGATATTGTAAAAATCGTCCCGATGGAAATATTCTTTTCAAAAAAGTACAAAATATGACTAAACCAATCATTAGATATCCTAGAGTAAATTTAATTTGGACATATCAAGCTTTTAGAATGACTTTAATTTAAGAAAACAGGAATACGAAATTGGTGATTAGTAGTATCTTATAGCCATGTGGTATTTAACATaatttgtaattaaaatatGCTTTTATATGGGTGTCCCTTAGTCTTTCTCTTTTTGCGGTGCATATTAAATAGCATTAttgttcatttttaaaaatatcctCTCTCTTTTCTCAAGAATTGTGGTAGTTTCTCCACAATTTACATGGAGACTTCTTCCGCAGACTTATAAGATTTGTTTTGGTCTTCCTATAAGATTACTTAACAGGAATGTAAACACCTCCTATAAAATTGGAACATGCTCAGCACACATATTATCCGTTCTTTGAAACcaaagagacagagagaaaaacattttcataataatttgtttatgaTATTTGACACACATAAATTCAGCTTAATATGGAGGATTCATCTGTTCTTAGCCCAATCTCTCTTCTCACCATTGCTACCTTCTTGTTCATTCTCAACCTCATGATGATAATCCAAGATTTCTCATCTTCTTTTCCCTATTCTCTCCATCTCTTCTTCTCAAACGCCTACATTCTCTTCGCATCATCAAGAAACAAGAAGCTAAATATTGAGCTTCCAATCGCAAGAAAAATTTTCGTCCCAACTCAGGCAGAAAACAAGATGTCGGTGAAAGAAGTCAAAACGATGATTGATGACTCGGAAGCTTTATACGAACGTTTGATTGGAGAAGGCGAAGAATACTTGTTAGATAAGAGTGAGATGATGGGTAAGGAGATAGTGAAGAAGGCTTTTATATTGTTTGACCAGAATAAAGATGGATTTATAGATGAAAATGAGTTGAAACATGTGTTGTCTTTGTTAGGATACGATGAATGTACAAAGATGGATTGTAGGAAGATGATTAGAGTTTTTGATGAGAATAGAGATGGGAATATTGATTTTAATGAGTTTGTGAAGCTCATAGATAAAAGTTTCTCGTAAGATATATCGGGAGCTATTTGATGCtcttgtttaatatatatactctttttttgtcatcgcctaataaactaatttaattatgtttacgtatataatattaaatatgaatattGATAATACAAATCGACAACATGAATACATGATGAGTTAGAGTTCGAGCTTTTACAGTAACGAATATTAACAACATTTGCCCACAAAAACGAAtgttaataacataaattaaaatttgtgaTGATTTTTATGGTGGTTCCATTTGGTTTGCATGCAGTCCACTTTATATGTTTTAAGATAAGTATCGTAATCTGATATGCTAttaaaatcaaacataaaataaatattctcaTAAATATCATTAGTGATTCTGATtctgaaaataacaaatcaagCCCTGCATTTCCAAAGCATTTTGGGGGTTATATACGTGCTTCTTAGTAATGTCTTAGAGCATAAACGCACCTATCACGACAGAAATTACAGTTCTGCTGGTTCCCCCTATTGATTCAATGTTTGATAATCACATCTTCGTCTCTGTTGAAGTTTCTAGTTCTAAACCAACTTATGATCTAGCGAGAGTTGAATATTCAACTTTTAGGtgtaaaaatttgattttaccaaaaaaaaagtatgaaaatTTGATATCCACTACTAATGCCTTCACACTCAGTAAACGCTGAAAATTTGATATCCACTACTAATGCCTTGACACTTAGTAAACGCTATTACTATTACACAATCTGCAACTATTCTTGTTGGCCTTGCTGATtcagaaaatatatttctcaaCTCCGACCCGACAATCAGCCTTATAAACTAGTAACAGTGTAACacttttcccaaaaaaaaaaaaagaaactagtAACACAACTGATGAGGCTGTTCTCGGCTTCTCGCTAACAACTCTTTTGGAGTTTTGCAAAATGGGAATAAGTGTagcatcccgagttgtgatatacggaaaggcttaagagaattgatttgactacctatgtcaccaaagttgacttaccttttccgtcacacctCCGTTTAGAACttcagagttaagcgtgcttgggttggagtagtgaaaggatgggtgacctatcgggaagtgattcgcgataccgtgtaagtgaggccaaaacatgggaaaaggtcgggtggtgattgcatggtcagtaaacaatgatttcgagccttagaaaaattaacgaccgaccgtcggatgggatagGGCCCatgggccgagagagcgggcgtgggtggcccattagccgttggcgggtcggggcgttacaagtggtatcagagccaggttagccgtctcagttctgacctgagaggcgtcttgagacctgtcgtgaagcgcaacgagggcgttgcgttctttgagagggggtgaattgtaacatcccgagttgtgatatatggaaaggcttaagagaattgatttggctacctatgtcaccaaagttgacttaccttttccgtcacacctCCGTTTAGAACttcagagttaagcgtgcttgggctggagtagtgaaaggatgggt is a genomic window containing:
- the LOC108809421 gene encoding probable calcium-binding protein CML47 gives rise to the protein MEDSSVLSPISLLTIATFLFILNLMMIIQDFSSSFPYSLHLFFSNAYILFASSRNKKLNIELPIARKIFVPTQAENKMSVKEVKTMIDDSEALYERLIGEGEEYLLDKSEMMGKEIVKKAFILFDQNKDGFIDENELKHVLSLLGYDECTKMDCRKMIRVFDENRDGNIDFNEFVKLIDKSFS